A region from the Triticum urartu cultivar G1812 unplaced genomic scaffold, Tu2.1 TuUngrouped_contig_711, whole genome shotgun sequence genome encodes:
- the LOC125531438 gene encoding uncharacterized protein LOC125531438 — MAAEQKRHNSSHDITVDGPALDACPPATNPTNGNSQPHDTQPPANGSSQPEEVIESYELMLDLSKYILLLATLVATVTYAAGFNPPGGVWQETVDATGQFAGDSIIRTTSYHRYLVFYYCNATAFASSLVIILAILFLTLMEEKKKNRVTLLPLRAVMLVDLLSVMGAYAAGTCRDKPTTIFSSVLVVAVVAYLALQMVLASLPEDKHSYIDAVHEKRLRKVLMLLATFAVSVTYVAGMSTPGGFWDNSENGHSPGDAILKDSHGKRLTVFLFFNALAFVASLLIIVVLLDRKPRVTEAYWFIAVALISLIVSYTAGSCRETDTNFYVGSLVIAVLAFMALLQVAVIQGTIKAASDTRFWTKIKSFHRSSTRVAAEHARSLVLLLATLAATITYQAGLDPPGGFWPGNRDGHMAGDPILLTVNAKRYKAFFYCNSVAFVASLVAIILVQSKVMLQTHVLEAAMILDLFGLIGAYAAGSSRDLTTSIYAMALAGAVLVYVVIHVVFFTLNHATNPTKEEIKSVEKRRKRLLLFAVLAATITYQAGLTPPGGFRLQDDSRHHAGDPVLLYNFPRRYTAFFYCNTVSFMLSIALIILLVNPHLYRPAIRSYALAVCTGAGMFGLMGAYAAGSTQHLKTSIYIFVLVVVVLVVIALLLLVFLLKERNNIPEDTAGELEPIEVSSCTPGKEKHVMRKYLMLLGILVASVTYQAGLDPPGGAWQHSGNGYDAGNPIMHDNQRHRYLAFFYSNSTSFVASIVVIIILLLEWKDEKKWSLKVMNTTIVLDLLALLVAYAAGSSRGWKTSMYVVALVTAVLVYVAIHIVLAISCCHSPQEEESSVDPA, encoded by the exons ATGGCGGCCGAGCAAAAACGCCACAACAGTTCACATGATATCACAGTAGACGGCCCCGCGCTGGATGCTTGCCCTCCTGCCACCAATCCAACAAATGGAAACAGCCAGCCCCATGATACTCAGCCTCCTGCAAATGGAAGCAGCCAACCCGAGGAGGTGATCGAGAGCTACGAGCTCATGCTCGACCTGAGCAAGTACATCCTGCTGCTGGCAACGCTGGTGGCCACGGTGACATATGCCGCGGGGTTCAACCCACCGGGGGGCGTCTGGCAGGAGACTGTCGACGCCACGGGCCAATTCGCAGGCGACTCCATTATCCGGACCACCAGCTACCACCGGTACCTGGTGTTCTACTACTGCAACGCCACCGCATTTGCCTCGTCACTCGTGATCATCCTCGCCATCCTCTTCCTCACCCTCAtggaagagaaaaagaagaaccGCGTCACCCTCCTGCCACTGCGGGCGGTCATGCTTGTGGACCTGCTAAGCGTCATGGGAGCCTATGCTGCCGGGACATGCCGCGACAAGCCCACGACCATCTTCTCCTCGGTGCTGGTGGTTGCCGTCGTTGCCTACCTTGCTCTTCAGATGGTGCTAGCCTCGTTGCCAGAAGACAAGCACAGCTACATCGACGCAGTGCATGAGAAACGGCTACGAAAGGTCCTGATGCTGCTCGCGACGTTCGCGGTGAGCGTGACATACGTTGCCGGGATGAGCACGCCAGGCGGCTTCTGGGACAACAGTGAGAACGGCCACAGCCCTGGCGACGCGATCCTCAAGGACAGCCACGGCAAGCGCCTGACGGTGTTCTTGTTCTTCAATGCCCTGGCGTTCGTGGCGTCCTTGCTCATCATTGTGGTGCTTCTGGACAGAAAACCTCGTGTGACTGAGGCATACTGGTTCATCGCCGTCGCGCTGATCAGCCTCATCGTCTCATACACCGCAGGCAGCTGCAGGGAGACCGACACCAACTTCTATGTGGGCAGCCTGGTTATTGCCGTCCTGGCATTCATGGCATTGCTGCAAGTTGCAGTTATTCAAGGTACCATAAAAGCTGCAAGCGATACCAGGTTCTGGACCAAAATCAAAAGCTTCCATCGTTCG AGCACCAG GGTCGCAGCGGAGCATGCTCGTTCCCTTGTACTGTTACTAGCCACTCTTGCCGCAACCATCACTTACCAAGCAGGGCTGGATCCTCCCGGTGGCTTCTGGCCGGGTAATCGGGACGGCCACATGGCTGGTGACCCGATCCTCCTCACCGTGAACGCTAAGAGGTACAAGGCCTTCTTCTACTGCAACTCTGTCGCCTTCGTAGCCTCCTTGGTGGCCATCATCCTGGTCCAAAGCAAGGTTATGCTCcagacacacgtgctcgaggcAGCCATGATACTGGACTTGTTTGGCCTCATCGGAGCATATGCTGCGGGAAGCTCTCGGGACTTGACCACCTCCATTTATGCCATGGCCTTGGCTGGCGCCGTCCTGGTCTATGTAGTGATCCATGTTGTCTTCTTCACACTGAACCATGCCACCAACCCCACCAAAGAAGAAATTAAGTCCGTGGAGAAGAGGCGCAAGCGGTTGCTCCTTTTCGCAGTCTTGGCCGCAACCATCACTTATCAAGCTGGGTTGACCCCTCCTGGCGGTTTCCGGCTCCAAGATGATAGCAGGCACCACGCTGGGGATCCAGTCCTCCTATACAACTTTCCCCGGCGTTACACAGCCTTCTTCTACTGCAACACGGTGAGCTTCATGCTGTCCATCGCACTGATCATACTGCTCGTGAACCCACATCTATACAGGCCTGCGATTCGAAGCTATGCACTCGCTGTTTGCACAGGGGCGGGCATGTTTGGTCTGATGGGAGCATATGCTGCCGGAAGCACGCAACATCTGAAAACATCCATCTACATTTTCGTCTTGGTGGTTGTGGTCCTCGTCGTTATAGCTTTACTGCTCCTGGTATTCTTGTTGAAGGAAAGGAACAACATACCTGAAGACACGGCCGGTGAACTGGAGCCCATTGAGGTAAGCAGTTGTACACCAGGAAAGGAAAAACATGTCATGCGCAAATATCTGATGCTGCTAGGAATCTTGGTGGCAAGCGTCACCTACCAGGCCGGCCTAGATCCACCAGGCGGAGCTTGGCAGCACAGTGGGAATGGATACGACGCGGGCAACCCAATCATGCATGACAACCAGAGGCACCGTTACCTCGCCTTCTTCTACAGCAACTCCACGTCCTTCGTGGCGTCCATTGTTGTTATCATCATTTTGCTACTGGAGTGGAAGGACGAGAAGAAATGGTCGCTCAAGGTCATGAACACGACGATTGTGCTGGATTTGCTCGCTCTCCTAGTGGCCTACGCAGCAGGCTCCAGCAGGGGGTGGAAGACGTCTATGTATGTCGTTGCACTAGTGACCGCCGTGCTGGTATATGTTGCAATCCATATAGTGCTGGCAATCTCATGTTGTCATAGCCCGCAGGAAGAGGAGAGCAGTGTGGATCCTGCATAG